Proteins from a genomic interval of Diaminobutyricimonas aerilata:
- a CDS encoding transglutaminase-like domain-containing protein yields MRRRPDAVTVLGTVLLFWAAIACAAAALYPIYRDPQFLVVAVGAVLGGTVVAVLGALLRWSSFLVFLAGLLAVLALGVPLAVPRLALRGVLPTLEGLRELVLAIALGWKQLLTIALPVGAYQALLVPAFVLLLVATVVGLSVGLRARFGELGAIAPLTVFVIALALGPDDRELGFWVPVLLVASVLLWVVWRRWARRRASIALLARQGAPGDELETRGSTLAGATRALVAAGVLVALAAGASFAAASALPTTSERDVLRTVVARPFDPRDYVSPLSGFRGYLREDREDAALFDIDGLREGDRVRIATLDSYDGVVYAVGSGDAADASGRFTRVPDRFDQGDLAGDPVELEVRIRDYSGVWLPTVGAFEAIDFAGADAGALSERFYFNPVTDTAAVVDGLRPGDMYRLQAIVPDEPTIEELEGINPGAAVVPDPEVVPEELAERLDQYAAAATTPGAALVDALEGLARDGYISHGQEDEPPSRSGHSADRITQLLTEPLMIGDAEQYAVTAALMARQLGFPARVVFGFAPEEVGSTTTVRGDDVTAWIEIDTAERGWVAVDPNPAVRPIPEAPPEEPTPVSRPQPVVPPPATQPDERDDQVPPESDQEQPEALDPLLALLLTVLAVAGWSLLALAILASPFLAIIGSKVLRARRRRRAADPRDRIRGGWDEFADAALDHGYRPTATATRSEVAETVGGTKSRILAYIADRASFAPGAPPEDDPDRVWRSVDELKQAMDAKLTRWERLRARLSLRSLRRYAGRRPAR; encoded by the coding sequence ATGAGGCGCCGACCGGATGCGGTGACCGTACTCGGCACCGTGCTGCTCTTCTGGGCGGCGATCGCGTGCGCGGCCGCGGCGCTCTACCCGATCTACCGCGACCCGCAGTTCCTCGTCGTCGCCGTCGGGGCGGTGCTCGGCGGAACCGTCGTCGCCGTGCTCGGAGCGCTGCTGCGCTGGTCGTCGTTCCTCGTGTTCCTCGCGGGGCTGCTCGCGGTGCTCGCCCTCGGGGTGCCGCTCGCGGTGCCGCGGCTGGCCCTGCGCGGCGTGCTGCCCACGCTCGAGGGCCTCCGGGAGCTCGTGCTCGCGATCGCTCTCGGCTGGAAGCAACTGCTCACCATCGCCCTGCCGGTCGGCGCCTACCAGGCGCTGCTCGTGCCGGCCTTCGTGCTGCTGCTGGTGGCGACCGTCGTGGGACTCTCGGTCGGATTGCGCGCGCGGTTCGGCGAGCTCGGCGCGATCGCCCCGCTGACCGTGTTCGTGATCGCCCTCGCGCTCGGTCCCGACGACCGGGAGCTCGGCTTCTGGGTGCCGGTGCTGCTCGTCGCGAGCGTGCTGCTCTGGGTGGTCTGGCGCCGCTGGGCGCGGCGGCGGGCGTCGATCGCCCTGCTCGCCCGGCAGGGCGCGCCGGGCGACGAACTGGAGACCCGGGGCTCGACGCTCGCCGGCGCGACCCGTGCCCTCGTCGCCGCCGGAGTGCTCGTCGCGCTCGCCGCGGGCGCGTCGTTCGCGGCCGCATCCGCCCTGCCCACGACCTCCGAACGCGACGTCCTGCGCACCGTGGTCGCCCGTCCCTTCGACCCCCGCGACTACGTGAGCCCGCTCTCGGGCTTCCGCGGATACCTGCGCGAGGACCGCGAGGACGCGGCGCTGTTCGACATCGACGGCCTGCGCGAAGGCGACCGGGTGCGGATCGCGACGCTCGACAGCTACGACGGCGTCGTCTACGCGGTGGGTTCCGGCGATGCGGCGGATGCCTCGGGGCGCTTCACGCGCGTGCCGGACCGTTTCGACCAGGGCGATCTCGCCGGCGATCCGGTCGAGCTCGAGGTGCGCATCCGCGACTACTCGGGCGTGTGGCTGCCCACGGTCGGCGCGTTCGAGGCGATCGACTTCGCCGGCGCCGATGCCGGCGCGCTCAGCGAACGGTTCTACTTCAATCCGGTGACCGACACCGCCGCCGTCGTCGACGGGCTCCGGCCGGGTGACATGTACCGGCTGCAGGCGATCGTGCCCGACGAGCCGACGATCGAGGAGCTCGAGGGCATCAACCCCGGCGCCGCGGTCGTGCCCGACCCGGAGGTGGTGCCCGAAGAGCTCGCGGAGCGGCTCGACCAGTACGCCGCGGCGGCGACGACGCCGGGCGCCGCCCTCGTCGACGCGCTCGAGGGACTCGCGCGCGACGGGTACATCAGCCACGGGCAAGAGGACGAACCGCCGAGCCGGTCCGGGCACTCCGCGGACCGGATCACGCAACTGCTCACCGAACCGCTCATGATCGGCGACGCCGAGCAGTACGCCGTCACCGCCGCGCTCATGGCGAGGCAGCTCGGGTTCCCCGCTCGCGTCGTGTTCGGCTTCGCGCCCGAGGAGGTCGGCTCGACCACCACCGTGCGCGGCGACGACGTGACCGCGTGGATCGAGATCGACACGGCGGAACGCGGCTGGGTCGCCGTCGACCCCAACCCCGCCGTGCGGCCCATCCCGGAGGCTCCGCCCGAGGAACCGACGCCCGTCTCGCGGCCCCAGCCCGTCGTGCCGCCGCCGGCGACGCAACCGGATGAGCGCGACGACCAGGTGCCGCCCGAGAGCGACCAGGAGCAGCCGGAGGCCCTCGACCCGCTGCTGGCCCTCCTGCTCACCGTGCTCGCCGTCGCGGGATGGTCGCTGCTCGCGCTCGCGATCCTCGCCTCCCCGTTCCTCGCCATCATCGGCAGCAAGGTGCTGCGTGCCCGCCGTCGTCGTCGCGCCGCGGACCCGCGGGACCGGATCCGCGGCGGGTGGGACGAGTTCGCCGACGCGGCCCTCGACCACGGGTACCGGCCGACCGCGACGGCCACCCGCAGCGAGGTCGCCGAGACGGTGGGAGGCACGAAGTCGCGCATCCTCGCCTACATCGCCGACCGCGCGTCGTTCGCACCGGGCGCCCCGCCGGAGGACGACCCGGATCGCGTGTGGCGCAGCGTCGACGAATTGAAGCAGGCGATGGATGCCAAGCTCACCCGCTGGGAGCGTCTCCGTGCACGCCTCTCACTGCGATCACTGCGTCGTTATGCTGGACGACGACCGGCACGGTAG
- a CDS encoding DUF58 domain-containing protein, translating into MTYRTDSGRTSRSTGPRSETVSSTQGLTNARTRIVGDRTGAGADAVVGIVRLLRLARERVGAHARRAASVVTPLGWTALAVVPAAFLAGYGFGLQELVVVAWLGLVLLVVGALYLIGRLTVDVDLDLPAPRVTVGDPAEGEVIVRNPARRAILGLTVEIPVGRGLAELALPGLRGGAEARRRFVVPTARRGVIELGPVRSVRADPIGLVRREVVWAGSRSLYVHPHTIAIPSTSTGFIRDLEGSPTRDLSSADVSFHALREYSPGDDRRYIHWKSTAKTGTYMVRQFEETRRSHLVVALSLATGDYATEDEFELAVSAAASLGARAIRDTRTLSVVASERTPEFAKRKVFAVRTLSTVTRTRLLDDLAGVEQADSALGVVDLARVTATKIGGVSVAFLVCGSLPTPAQLRTASAFFPIGVEVVAIVCDPDTVPGLRQVAGLRVLTIGYLADLQKALARSAAT; encoded by the coding sequence GTGACGTACCGCACCGACTCCGGACGTACCTCGCGCAGCACGGGTCCCCGTTCCGAGACGGTCTCCTCGACGCAGGGTCTCACGAACGCGCGCACGCGCATCGTCGGCGACCGCACGGGAGCCGGGGCGGATGCGGTGGTCGGCATCGTGCGGCTGCTGCGTCTCGCGCGGGAGCGGGTGGGCGCCCACGCCCGCCGTGCCGCCTCGGTCGTCACCCCGCTCGGCTGGACGGCGCTCGCCGTCGTGCCCGCGGCGTTCCTCGCCGGCTACGGATTCGGACTGCAGGAACTCGTCGTGGTGGCGTGGCTCGGGCTCGTGCTGCTCGTCGTCGGTGCCCTGTACCTCATCGGCCGGCTCACGGTCGACGTGGACCTCGACCTGCCCGCGCCGCGAGTGACGGTGGGCGATCCCGCCGAGGGCGAGGTCATCGTGCGCAACCCGGCCCGACGGGCGATCCTCGGGCTCACCGTCGAGATCCCGGTGGGCCGGGGTCTCGCCGAACTCGCCCTCCCCGGCCTGCGCGGGGGAGCGGAGGCGCGCCGCCGGTTCGTCGTGCCGACCGCGCGGCGCGGCGTCATCGAGCTCGGGCCGGTGCGCAGCGTGCGCGCCGATCCGATCGGGCTCGTCCGCCGCGAGGTCGTCTGGGCCGGGAGCCGCAGCCTGTACGTGCACCCGCACACGATCGCGATACCGAGCACGAGCACCGGGTTCATCCGCGACCTCGAGGGCAGTCCGACCCGCGATCTGAGCTCGGCCGACGTATCGTTTCACGCCTTGCGCGAGTACTCGCCGGGTGACGACCGGCGCTACATCCACTGGAAGTCGACCGCGAAGACGGGCACCTACATGGTGCGCCAGTTCGAGGAGACCCGGCGCAGCCACCTCGTGGTGGCCCTGAGCCTCGCGACGGGCGACTACGCCACCGAGGATGAGTTCGAACTCGCGGTGAGCGCAGCCGCGTCGCTCGGGGCGCGGGCCATCCGCGACACGCGCACCCTCTCGGTCGTCGCGAGCGAGCGGACGCCCGAGTTCGCCAAGCGCAAGGTGTTCGCGGTGCGCACCCTCTCGACCGTCACCCGCACCCGCCTGCTCGACGACCTCGCGGGTGTCGAACAGGCCGACTCGGCGCTCGGCGTCGTCGACCTCGCCCGCGTCACCGCGACGAAGATCGGCGGGGTCTCGGTCGCCTTCCTCGTCTGCGGCTCGCTGCCGACCCCGGCGCAGCTGCGCACTGCATCCGCCTTCTTCCCGATCGGCGTCGAGGTCGTCGCGATCGTGTGCGATCCGGACACCGTGCCGGGACTGCGCCAGGTGGCGGGGCTACGGGTGCTCACGATCGGCTACCTCGCCGATCTGCAGAAGGCCCTCGCCCGGTCGGCGGCGACATGA
- a CDS encoding AAA family ATPase, translated as MTMTPEQAGWFSGIFGRLVANVEQVLLGKTFVVRLGFVTLVSEGHLLLEDYPGTGKTSFARAIAQSVDGTSNRVQFTPDLLPGDITGVSVFDQQSNHFEFHRGPIFSNIVLADEINRASPKTQSALLEVMEENHVTVDGQTHPVGAPFMVIATQNPIEQAGTYRLPEAQLDRFLMKASIGYPDHASTLRILEGATHRGHEVTVPPVISAATVVEMANLARTVHVDPSINDYVSRLVDATRSAQEVRLGVSVRGALALIRAAKTLAAANGRHYVVPDDIKQLADPVLSHRLVLDPEAEFDGVTAPSIVSQLLIETPPPSDRLAV; from the coding sequence ATGACGATGACGCCGGAACAGGCGGGCTGGTTCTCGGGGATCTTCGGGCGGCTGGTGGCGAACGTGGAGCAGGTGCTGCTCGGCAAGACGTTCGTCGTGCGCCTCGGCTTCGTGACCCTCGTGAGCGAGGGGCACCTGCTGCTCGAGGATTACCCGGGCACCGGGAAGACCTCTTTCGCGCGGGCGATCGCGCAGAGCGTCGACGGCACGAGCAACCGGGTGCAGTTCACCCCCGACCTGCTGCCCGGCGACATCACCGGGGTGAGCGTGTTCGACCAGCAGTCGAACCACTTCGAGTTCCACCGCGGGCCGATCTTCTCCAACATCGTGCTCGCCGACGAGATCAACCGGGCGAGCCCGAAGACGCAATCGGCGCTGCTCGAGGTCATGGAGGAGAACCACGTCACCGTCGACGGCCAGACGCACCCCGTGGGCGCGCCCTTCATGGTGATCGCGACGCAGAACCCGATCGAACAGGCCGGCACCTACCGCCTGCCCGAAGCGCAACTCGACCGGTTCCTCATGAAGGCGTCCATCGGGTATCCCGACCACGCCTCGACGCTGCGCATCCTCGAGGGTGCGACCCACCGCGGACACGAGGTCACCGTGCCGCCGGTGATCTCCGCGGCGACCGTCGTCGAGATGGCCAACCTCGCCCGCACCGTGCACGTCGACCCCTCGATCAACGACTACGTGAGCCGCCTCGTCGACGCGACCCGATCCGCGCAGGAGGTGCGGCTCGGCGTGAGCGTGCGCGGCGCCCTCGCCCTCATCCGTGCCGCCAAGACCCTCGCCGCCGCGAACGGCCGGCACTACGTCGTGCCCGACGACATCAAGCAGCTCGCGGACCCGGTGCTCTCGCACCGACTCGTGCTCGACCCGGAGGCGGAGTTCGACGGCGTCACGGCGCCGAGCATCGTGAGCCAGCTGCTCATCGAGACGCCGCCGCCGAGCGACAGGCTCGCCGTGTGA
- a CDS encoding Ig-like domain-containing protein encodes MRIGAWIAGNRSLVATLTSGSVVAALVASVALTSNGYVEQRVDLDDGSVWVVNGSQQAVGRANTQVFELDTVLPLAGSDLDVLQNGSTVLVHDAANARLEVIDPATAQAGESIPLPPDEGEVFLAGDRVVVHERGSGGLWATDASELDTFDAAGEPDLALGADSVAAVDERGRAVVYSPELGQVSVVDTDSTARVVSTHDPGFDDADDVQVTTVAGRWAVLDRDSRELVVDGESIDLSDLIPADGSPQLQTASADGDRVLVAFDGGVVAAPFGGDPVVAEIDGAGEAARPQHLDGCDFAAWAGGVAWRDCGEAETLRLSGMASNPELRFTAHGTHIVLNDATAGDAWAVQAAGQHIDNWADLIDEERDEEEVTENDTTTPPETEKTQLPPVAVDDDLGARPGRSNILPVLLNDYDANGDVIVITEVGAVDESLGRIDVIAQRQQLQLTLEPTATGVLTIPYSIDDGRGGTASAVATVTVRGADENSAPAQVRPTRAEVMPTLRVTSHVLGDWIDPDADPFYLTAAVATAPDQATFKPEGSVRFIEGGGGGDRRSVALTVSDGRDSGTGSLEITVRDTTTLIADSFPEAAYAGEEKTIEPLKHVRGGRGTVTLSAVPEKTGATIVPNYDDGTFTFVSSEVRVHYLDYVVTDGDQTATGSIRVDVTAPPDPNTPPVTTPKTVFVRTLNSETLDIAGTDRDPAGGVLVVTGVSGLAPDSGVRAEVLTQSRVRVTLTAPLEGPVTFGYRISNGLAEADGSITVVEIPNPDQLQPPIARDDTASVRVGDVVDIPVLANDEQPDGEQVRLLPALVRGVPDGGGLLFASGDRLRYLAPEAAGVYTAVYQIGGPSEQTAQAEVRITVREANPDVNAPPVPRPITARVLAGETVRVEVPLTGIDPDGDSVQLLGQETNPEKGSVVSVESNVIEYEAGDYSAGTDSFTYSVIDSLGARAVGTVRVGIVPRSDGARNPVAIEDEVFMRPGGSISVQVLGNDSDPDGRELRVAAVEPNSADIAAEIIDDTVVRVTPPSAPGAYGLVYTIENAVGGTSSNFVRVIVDPEAPLAHPLADDTVLTLSDVLDREQLEVDVLRNVFFAEGDVRDLGVRVLPGWGGSAEVTADKRIRVAVTAKSQIIPFSVSHPDDDSVRSYAFIWVPGLDDALPQLDRTAPPLVVKSEETLTIDLNDRVLAVGGRGVRLTDTSSVRATHSDGSDLVVNSTTLRFVSADRYFGPASISFEVTDGATADDPRGRVATLVLPIRVEPRENQPPAFTGGVIEFEPGQQKVIDLVRLTSYPYDDDLDELAYSVVQPPQGFTARVDGQRLTLTADESAVKGTSASVGLGVRDEVNAGQPGRITLNVVASTRPLARPAPDQGLARRGASTTIDVLANDEATNPFPGSALRVTAIRGLDAGVPRGVQISPSSDNSRLSVTVADSATPGDTTLQYQVTDATGDPDRTVWGLVTVSVQDVPDAPAAPERQGGFVSGELTLRITPPAFNNAPITGYRVVSTEGGYSFDCGTQTLCRLQGLELGRSYRFQVIATNAVGDSAAGAPSVPLSADNVPPAPTSVNAVATSAAEGDLRISWPAVPDTGAGSAVRNYGVQISGAGIDERFDVSAGTTSLSTSARGITLPPNVTVVVTVFARNASQVQSDDQWARTSSPVTRTVGAPSAPEPHASMTRDPSGTSRIIVEWAPSSPNGVAQENVKYFVARSTGEGAGSCPTSAAVESSPYEDTEFDDGRQYTYHVYAYNGFFCSVGSTPPIEAKRPPGQASATLEVAARSDSGQFDVRIDSIAAPGIANKFQYRLSANDDWKNVSRGDWLTEFGSVVYGTPFSVTVRACRDASDTYCGPESAATAAVVPIDTRADVASCAPAQLPQLTAPNNAGVAPDSFVLAYEIPEKDIFGVPTGGWEWTDFNYASDTAAPEGARAARVKATVATYQDPGYGEGACTP; translated from the coding sequence GTGAGGATCGGCGCATGGATCGCCGGGAACCGTTCCCTCGTCGCCACGCTGACGAGCGGTTCCGTGGTCGCGGCTCTCGTGGCCTCGGTCGCGCTGACCTCGAACGGATACGTCGAGCAGCGCGTCGACCTCGACGACGGCTCGGTGTGGGTGGTGAACGGCTCCCAGCAGGCGGTCGGTCGCGCGAACACCCAGGTCTTCGAACTCGACACGGTGCTCCCGCTCGCCGGAAGCGACCTTGACGTGCTGCAGAACGGCTCGACCGTGCTCGTGCACGACGCGGCCAACGCGCGCCTCGAGGTCATCGACCCCGCGACCGCGCAGGCGGGTGAGAGCATCCCGCTCCCGCCGGACGAGGGTGAGGTGTTCCTCGCCGGTGATCGCGTCGTCGTGCACGAACGCGGCTCCGGCGGACTGTGGGCGACGGATGCGAGCGAGCTCGACACCTTCGATGCCGCCGGTGAACCCGATCTCGCCCTCGGCGCCGACTCGGTCGCCGCCGTCGACGAGCGCGGCCGCGCGGTCGTGTACTCGCCGGAACTCGGGCAGGTGTCCGTCGTCGACACCGACTCGACGGCGCGCGTCGTATCGACCCACGATCCGGGCTTCGACGACGCCGACGACGTGCAGGTGACGACCGTCGCCGGTCGATGGGCGGTGCTCGACCGGGACTCGCGCGAGCTCGTCGTCGACGGCGAGTCGATCGACCTCTCCGACCTCATCCCGGCCGACGGCTCCCCGCAACTGCAGACCGCGTCGGCCGACGGCGACCGGGTGCTCGTCGCCTTCGACGGCGGCGTCGTCGCGGCGCCGTTCGGAGGCGACCCCGTGGTGGCCGAGATCGACGGGGCGGGCGAGGCGGCGCGGCCGCAGCATCTCGACGGATGCGACTTCGCGGCCTGGGCGGGCGGCGTCGCGTGGCGCGATTGCGGCGAGGCGGAGACGCTCCGGCTGAGCGGCATGGCGTCGAACCCGGAGCTGCGCTTCACCGCGCACGGCACCCACATCGTGCTCAACGACGCGACCGCCGGCGACGCGTGGGCCGTTCAGGCCGCCGGCCAGCACATCGACAACTGGGCCGACCTCATCGACGAGGAGCGCGACGAGGAGGAGGTCACCGAGAACGACACGACGACCCCGCCCGAGACGGAGAAGACCCAGCTGCCGCCCGTCGCGGTGGACGACGACCTCGGCGCACGACCGGGGCGGTCGAACATCCTTCCCGTGCTCCTCAACGACTACGACGCGAACGGCGACGTGATCGTCATCACCGAGGTCGGGGCCGTCGACGAGTCGCTCGGGCGCATCGACGTCATCGCGCAACGGCAGCAGCTGCAGCTCACGCTCGAGCCGACCGCGACCGGGGTGCTCACCATCCCGTACTCCATCGACGACGGGCGCGGCGGCACGGCGAGCGCCGTCGCGACCGTCACCGTCCGCGGAGCGGACGAGAATTCCGCGCCCGCGCAGGTTCGACCCACCCGCGCCGAGGTCATGCCGACGCTGCGCGTCACGAGCCACGTGCTCGGCGACTGGATCGACCCCGACGCCGACCCCTTCTATCTGACCGCGGCGGTCGCGACCGCGCCCGATCAGGCGACCTTCAAGCCGGAGGGCTCGGTGCGCTTCATCGAGGGCGGGGGCGGCGGCGACCGCCGGTCGGTTGCGCTCACCGTGAGCGACGGCCGCGACAGCGGTACGGGCTCGCTCGAGATCACGGTGCGCGACACGACGACTCTCATCGCCGACTCGTTCCCCGAAGCCGCGTACGCCGGCGAGGAGAAGACGATCGAACCGCTCAAGCACGTGCGCGGCGGCCGCGGCACCGTGACCCTGAGCGCCGTGCCGGAGAAGACCGGGGCGACGATCGTGCCCAACTACGACGACGGCACGTTCACCTTCGTGAGCAGCGAGGTGCGCGTGCACTACCTCGACTACGTCGTGACCGACGGCGACCAGACGGCCACCGGCAGTATCCGCGTCGACGTCACCGCCCCGCCGGACCCGAACACCCCGCCCGTCACGACGCCGAAGACCGTCTTCGTGCGCACCCTCAACAGCGAGACGCTCGACATCGCCGGCACCGACCGCGACCCGGCCGGCGGCGTGCTCGTCGTGACCGGCGTCAGCGGTCTCGCCCCCGACTCCGGTGTGCGCGCCGAAGTCCTCACCCAGTCGCGGGTGCGCGTCACGCTTACCGCGCCGCTCGAGGGTCCGGTGACGTTCGGCTACCGCATCAGCAACGGACTCGCCGAAGCCGACGGCAGCATCACGGTCGTCGAGATCCCGAACCCCGACCAGCTGCAACCGCCCATCGCCCGCGACGACACCGCATCGGTGCGCGTCGGCGACGTCGTCGACATCCCGGTGCTCGCCAACGACGAGCAGCCCGACGGCGAGCAGGTGCGGCTGCTTCCCGCACTCGTGCGCGGCGTGCCGGACGGCGGGGGACTGCTCTTCGCCTCCGGAGACCGGTTGCGCTACCTCGCCCCCGAGGCCGCCGGGGTGTACACCGCCGTCTACCAGATCGGCGGACCGTCGGAGCAGACGGCGCAGGCCGAGGTGCGCATCACCGTGCGCGAGGCGAACCCCGACGTCAACGCCCCGCCGGTGCCGCGGCCGATCACCGCGCGCGTACTCGCGGGGGAGACCGTGCGCGTCGAGGTGCCGCTCACCGGCATCGACCCGGACGGCGACTCGGTGCAGTTGCTCGGACAGGAGACGAACCCCGAGAAGGGCTCGGTCGTCTCGGTCGAGTCGAACGTCATCGAGTACGAGGCGGGCGACTACTCCGCGGGAACCGACAGCTTCACCTACTCGGTCATCGACTCCCTCGGCGCCCGGGCGGTCGGTACCGTGCGGGTCGGCATCGTGCCCCGCTCGGACGGCGCCCGCAATCCGGTCGCGATCGAGGACGAGGTGTTCATGCGCCCGGGCGGCTCCATCTCGGTGCAGGTGCTCGGCAACGACTCCGACCCGGACGGCCGGGAGCTGCGGGTGGCCGCCGTCGAGCCGAACTCCGCCGACATCGCCGCCGAGATCATCGACGACACGGTCGTGCGGGTCACGCCCCCGTCCGCTCCGGGCGCCTACGGACTCGTCTACACGATCGAGAACGCGGTGGGAGGCACGAGCTCGAACTTCGTGCGCGTGATCGTCGATCCGGAGGCGCCGCTCGCGCATCCGCTCGCCGACGACACGGTGCTCACCCTCTCCGACGTGCTCGATCGTGAACAGCTCGAGGTCGATGTGCTCCGGAACGTGTTCTTCGCCGAGGGTGACGTGCGCGACCTCGGCGTGCGGGTACTGCCCGGATGGGGCGGATCCGCGGAGGTGACGGCCGACAAGCGCATCCGGGTGGCCGTCACGGCGAAGAGCCAGATCATCCCCTTCTCGGTCTCCCATCCGGACGACGACTCCGTGCGCTCCTACGCGTTCATCTGGGTGCCGGGACTCGACGACGCGCTGCCGCAGCTGGATCGCACCGCCCCGCCGCTCGTGGTCAAGAGCGAGGAGACGCTCACCATCGACCTCAACGATCGCGTGCTCGCCGTGGGCGGCCGGGGCGTGCGGCTCACCGACACGAGCTCGGTGCGCGCGACGCACTCCGACGGCAGTGATCTCGTCGTCAACTCGACGACGCTGCGCTTCGTGTCGGCCGACCGCTACTTCGGCCCGGCGTCCATCTCGTTCGAGGTGACCGACGGGGCGACCGCGGACGATCCGCGGGGCCGTGTGGCGACCCTCGTGCTGCCCATCCGGGTCGAACCCCGTGAGAACCAGCCGCCGGCGTTCACCGGAGGCGTCATCGAGTTCGAGCCCGGTCAGCAGAAGGTCATCGACCTCGTGCGCCTCACCAGCTATCCGTACGACGACGACCTCGACGAGCTCGCCTACTCCGTCGTGCAGCCGCCGCAGGGCTTCACCGCCCGGGTCGACGGTCAGCGGTTGACGCTCACGGCTGACGAGAGCGCCGTGAAGGGCACCTCCGCGTCGGTCGGCCTCGGCGTACGTGACGAGGTGAACGCCGGCCAGCCCGGGCGCATCACCCTCAACGTCGTCGCATCGACGCGGCCTCTCGCCCGCCCGGCACCCGACCAGGGACTCGCCCGCCGTGGCGCGTCGACGACGATCGACGTGCTCGCCAACGACGAGGCGACCAACCCCTTCCCCGGCAGTGCGCTGCGGGTCACCGCCATCCGCGGGCTCGACGCCGGCGTGCCACGCGGAGTGCAGATCTCGCCGAGCTCCGACAACTCCCGGCTCTCGGTCACCGTCGCGGACAGCGCGACACCGGGCGACACGACGCTGCAATACCAGGTGACGGATGCGACGGGCGATCCGGACCGGACGGTGTGGGGGCTCGTCACGGTGTCGGTGCAGGACGTGCCCGACGCGCCGGCGGCTCCGGAACGCCAGGGCGGCTTCGTCAGCGGGGAGTTGACGCTGCGGATCACCCCGCCCGCCTTCAACAACGCGCCGATCACCGGTTACCGCGTCGTCAGCACGGAGGGCGGGTACTCCTTCGACTGCGGCACCCAGACGTTGTGCCGCCTGCAGGGCCTCGAGCTCGGCCGGAGCTACCGCTTCCAGGTGATCGCCACGAACGCGGTCGGCGATTCGGCCGCCGGCGCTCCCAGCGTGCCGCTGAGCGCCGACAACGTGCCGCCGGCGCCGACGTCCGTGAACGCCGTCGCGACATCGGCCGCCGAGGGCGACCTGCGGATCTCCTGGCCGGCCGTGCCGGACACCGGGGCGGGGAGCGCCGTGCGCAACTACGGCGTGCAGATCAGCGGAGCCGGCATCGACGAGCGCTTCGACGTGTCGGCCGGCACGACGAGCCTGTCGACCTCGGCGCGCGGCATCACCCTGCCGCCCAATGTCACGGTGGTTGTCACCGTATTCGCGCGCAACGCGTCGCAAGTTCAATCTGACGACCAGTGGGCGCGCACAAGTTCTCCGGTGACCCGGACAGTCGGGGCACCAAGCGCCCCGGAGCCTCACGCATCAATGACTCGAGACCCTTCAGGCACTAGCAGGATCATCGTCGAATGGGCGCCGAGTTCTCCTAACGGCGTTGCTCAGGAGAACGTGAAGTATTTTGTCGCGCGGTCGACTGGCGAAGGCGCCGGGTCGTGTCCTACTTCCGCAGCTGTCGAGAGTTCGCCATACGAAGACACTGAGTTCGACGATGGTCGGCAGTACACCTATCACGTGTACGCCTACAACGGATTCTTCTGCTCGGTCGGGTCCACACCGCCGATTGAAGCGAAGCGCCCCCCCGGTCAGGCCTCCGCCACGTTAGAAGTGGCCGCGCGTTCTGATTCTGGACAGTTCGACGTGCGTATCGATTCCATCGCCGCGCCCGGAATCGCGAACAAGTTCCAGTACCGCCTAAGTGCGAACGATGACTGGAAGAACGTATCAAGAGGGGACTGGTTGACGGAGTTCGGGTCTGTCGTATACGGGACACCCTTCTCAGTGACCGTTCGCGCCTGTAGGGACGCTTCTGACACGTATTGCGGGCCTGAATCGGCGGCTACCGCGGCCGTTGTTCCGATCGACACCCGTGCCGACGTCGCCTCCTGCGCCCCCGCGCAGCTCCCGCAGCTCACGGCGCCAAACAACGCCGGTGTGGCGCCAGATTCTTTTGTGCTTGCTTACGAGATTCCTGAGAAGGACATCTTCGGCGTGCCGACGGGCGGCTGGGAGTGGACGGACTTCAACTATGCATCCGACACCGCCGCACCTGAGGGCGCCAGGGCCGCGCGGGTGAAGGCGACCGTGGCGACATACCAGGACCCCGGCTACGGGGAGGGCGCGTGCACGCCATGA